A stretch of Pseudomonas sp. LRP2-20 DNA encodes these proteins:
- the rssB gene encoding two-component system response regulator RssB — protein MQKISATLLIIDDDDVVRASLAAYLEDSGFSVLQAGNGQQGLQVFEEHQPDLVICDLRMPQMGGLELIRQISERAPQLPVIVVSGAGVMSDAVEALRLGAADYLIKPLEDLAVLEHSVRRALDRSRLVLENQRYRDKLEAANRELEASLHLLQEDQTAGRQVQMNMLPESPWALGEFTFEHQIIPSLYLSGDFADYFRVDERRIAFYLADVSGHGASSAFVTVLLKFMTTRLLFEFKRSSKLREFKPSEVLSHINRGLINCKLGKHVTMVGGVIDEETGLLTYAVGGHLPLPVLYTPGEARYLEGRGLPVGLFDEATYQDLVIELPPQFSLSLMSDGILDLLPGHTLKDKEAALPDIVKAAGGSLDGLRQRFGLATLGEMPDDIALLVLSRNLQ, from the coding sequence ATGCAGAAAATCAGTGCAACGCTGCTGATCATCGATGATGACGACGTGGTCCGTGCGAGCCTCGCCGCCTATCTGGAAGACAGTGGCTTCAGCGTCCTCCAGGCCGGTAATGGCCAGCAGGGGCTCCAGGTCTTCGAAGAACACCAGCCCGACCTCGTGATCTGCGATCTGCGCATGCCGCAGATGGGCGGCCTCGAACTGATCCGCCAGATCAGCGAGCGCGCGCCGCAGTTACCGGTGATCGTGGTGTCCGGTGCCGGCGTGATGAGCGACGCGGTCGAGGCCTTGCGCCTGGGGGCCGCCGACTATCTGATCAAGCCGCTGGAAGACCTGGCCGTGCTCGAACACTCGGTGCGCCGGGCGCTCGACCGTTCGCGCCTGGTGCTGGAGAACCAGCGCTACCGCGACAAGCTGGAAGCGGCCAATCGCGAACTGGAGGCCAGCCTGCACCTGTTGCAGGAAGACCAGACCGCCGGTCGCCAGGTGCAGATGAACATGCTGCCAGAAAGCCCCTGGGCGCTTGGTGAGTTCACCTTCGAGCACCAGATCATTCCGTCGCTGTACCTGTCGGGTGACTTCGCCGACTACTTCCGCGTGGATGAGCGGCGCATTGCCTTCTACCTCGCCGATGTCTCCGGGCATGGCGCGTCGTCGGCATTCGTCACGGTGTTGCTGAAGTTCATGACCACGCGGCTGTTGTTCGAATTCAAGCGCAGCAGCAAGCTGCGCGAATTCAAGCCTTCGGAAGTGCTCAGCCACATCAACCGCGGCCTGATCAACTGCAAGCTGGGCAAGCACGTGACCATGGTCGGTGGCGTGATCGACGAAGAAACCGGCCTGCTGACCTACGCCGTGGGCGGCCACCTGCCGCTGCCGGTGCTGTATACCCCGGGCGAGGCCCGCTACCTTGAGGGCCGCGGCCTGCCGGTAGGGTTGTTCGACGAAGCGACCTACCAGGACCTGGTGATCGAGTTGCCGCCGCAGTTCAGCCTGAGCCTGATGTCCGATGGCATTCTGGACCTTTTGCCAGGGCATACGCTCAAAGATAAAGAAGCTGCCTTGCCGGATATCGTCAAGGCGGCGGGTGGCAGCCTGGATGGGCTGCGCCAACGATTCGGATTGGCTACGCTTGGGGAGATGCCGGATGATATCGCCCTATTGGTGTTGAGCAGGAACCTTCAATGA
- a CDS encoding PilZ domain-containing protein, with product MPHTPSNHSEKRDFIRMRIDTEVSLLHEGQVIAAVCLDLSSGGMQVQAPQQFKVGDHLDVRIDSDHPALKGLHASTEVVWIADQPGGQQKFGLRILAMH from the coding sequence ATGCCTCATACGCCCTCCAATCACAGCGAGAAACGCGATTTCATCCGCATGCGCATCGACACCGAGGTCAGCCTGTTGCACGAGGGCCAGGTGATCGCCGCGGTGTGCCTGGACCTTTCCAGCGGCGGCATGCAGGTGCAGGCGCCGCAGCAATTCAAGGTCGGTGACCACCTGGACGTGCGCATCGACTCCGACCACCCGGCACTCAAGGGCCTGCATGCCAGTACCGAGGTGGTGTGGATCGCCGACCAGCCCGGTGGCCAGCAAAAATTTGGCCTGCGTATCCTGGCCATGCATTGA
- a CDS encoding VacJ family lipoprotein, whose protein sequence is MRRIGAGVIERVTQACVCASLLLAPVAATHAATEEDPWEAVNRPIFRFNDTIDTYGLKPLAKGYQWVTPQFLQDGIHNMFNNVGDVTNLANNVLQLKPHAAGVDTARLIVNTVFGLGGFFDVGTKMGLQRNDEDFGQTLGHWGVPSGPYVVIPLLGPSTVRDGLAKYPDSYTEPYRYINDVPVRNSIFALNVVDTRASLLSAEKLIQGDKYIFIRNAYLQNREFKVNDGEVEDDF, encoded by the coding sequence ATGCGTAGGATCGGTGCCGGTGTGATCGAGCGAGTCACCCAGGCCTGTGTCTGCGCCAGCTTGCTGCTGGCGCCCGTGGCAGCCACCCATGCCGCCACCGAGGAAGATCCCTGGGAAGCGGTCAACCGCCCGATCTTCCGTTTCAACGATACGATCGACACCTATGGCCTCAAGCCATTGGCCAAGGGCTACCAGTGGGTCACCCCGCAGTTCTTGCAGGATGGCATCCACAACATGTTCAACAACGTCGGCGATGTCACCAACCTTGCCAACAACGTGCTGCAGCTCAAGCCGCATGCGGCGGGCGTGGATACGGCGCGGTTGATCGTCAACACCGTGTTCGGCCTTGGCGGCTTCTTCGATGTCGGCACCAAGATGGGCCTGCAGCGCAACGACGAAGACTTCGGCCAGACCCTGGGTCACTGGGGCGTGCCCAGCGGCCCGTACGTCGTGATCCCGCTGCTCGGCCCGAGCACCGTGCGTGACGGCCTGGCCAAGTACCCGGACAGCTACACCGAACCCTACCGTTACATCAACGATGTGCCGGTGCGTAACTCGATCTTCGCCCTCAACGTGGTTGACACCCGCGCCAGCCTGCTGTCGGCCGAGAAGCTGATTCAGGGTGACAAATACATCTTCATCCGCAATGCCTACCTGCAGAACCGCGAGTTCAAGGTTAACGATGGCGAAGTCGAAGACGACTTCTGA
- a CDS encoding phosphonoacetaldehyde phosphonohydrolase-related protein: MLAAPAITAVLFGLRGCLVQATDGHTLPAPGALETLEGLRHAQVPCIWLDDLGSLQSRRLASVLPDWLPGHTVNGVRWPAPNACWQALMSLDSECLEGCVLVSGEPKLLQSGLNAGLWTVGLAACNPSCASTSAQWQAMTSQEQELARGKATLALFSLGVHSVIDHLEELDTCLADIALRCSKGEKP, encoded by the coding sequence ATGCTCGCTGCACCCGCCATTACCGCTGTACTGTTCGGCCTGCGCGGTTGCCTGGTCCAGGCCACCGACGGCCACACCCTGCCCGCCCCTGGTGCCCTCGAGACGCTGGAAGGCCTGCGCCACGCACAGGTGCCGTGCATCTGGCTCGACGACCTGGGCAGCCTGCAGAGCAGGCGCCTGGCCAGCGTGCTGCCGGACTGGCTGCCGGGCCACACGGTCAACGGCGTACGCTGGCCGGCACCGAACGCCTGCTGGCAGGCATTGATGAGCCTGGACAGCGAGTGCCTGGAGGGTTGCGTGCTGGTCAGCGGTGAACCAAAGCTGCTGCAATCAGGCCTCAACGCCGGCCTGTGGACAGTGGGACTTGCGGCCTGCAACCCCTCATGCGCAAGCACGTCCGCGCAGTGGCAGGCCATGACCTCGCAAGAACAGGAACTGGCCCGCGGCAAGGCCACGTTGGCCCTGTTCAGCCTGGGCGTGCATTCGGTGATCGACCACCTCGAAGAACTGGACACCTGCCTTGCCGACATCGCCCTGCGCTGCAGCAAGGGTGAAAAACCCTGA
- a CDS encoding DUF4404 family protein, with protein sequence MPARELQERLNSLREQLDRNVPLSDEELAALHEEARQIEAQLKLEEATPDNNVVDGVNLAIERFEAEHPDLTATLRSIANSLHSMGI encoded by the coding sequence ATGCCTGCCCGCGAATTGCAAGAGCGCTTGAACAGCCTGCGCGAGCAACTGGACCGCAACGTACCGCTTTCGGATGAAGAACTGGCCGCCCTGCACGAAGAGGCCAGGCAGATCGAAGCGCAGTTGAAGCTCGAGGAAGCCACGCCGGACAACAACGTGGTCGACGGGGTGAACCTGGCGATCGAACGTTTCGAAGCCGAGCACCCGGACCTGACCGCCACCCTGCGCAGCATTGCCAACTCGCTGCACAGCATGGGGATCTGA
- the queF gene encoding NADPH-dependent 7-cyano-7-deazaguanine reductase QueF (Catalyzes the NADPH-dependent reduction of 7-cyano-7-deazaguanine (preQ0) to 7-aminomethyl-7-deazaguanine (preQ1) in queuosine biosynthesis): protein MHPAAEHSPLGKSSEYIATYTPSLLFPIPRTAKWAELGVTAQTLPWQGVDYWNCFELSWLLPSGKPVVAIGEFAIPADSPNIIESKSFKLYLNSLNQTQFASINDLQACLVSDLSAAAGKPVGVQVRTLAEVEAQGVMALPGQCIDALDVAIDNYEQPQPELLSCNPERIVEETVHSHLLKSNCPVTGQPDWGSVVVEYKGRALDHASLLTYLISFRQHADFHEQCVERIYLDLKNLLQPEHLTVYARYVRRGGLDINPYRSTGAISPANLRLVRQ from the coding sequence ATGCATCCCGCCGCCGAACATTCCCCGCTGGGCAAATCCAGCGAATACATTGCCACCTACACGCCTTCGCTGTTGTTCCCGATCCCGCGCACGGCCAAGTGGGCCGAGCTGGGTGTGACCGCCCAGACCCTGCCGTGGCAGGGCGTGGACTACTGGAACTGCTTCGAGCTGTCGTGGCTGCTGCCCTCGGGCAAGCCGGTGGTGGCCATCGGCGAATTTGCCATACCGGCCGATTCGCCGAATATCATCGAGTCGAAGTCGTTCAAGCTCTACCTCAACTCGCTGAACCAGACCCAGTTCGCCTCGATCAACGATTTGCAGGCATGCCTGGTGAGCGATCTGTCGGCCGCCGCTGGCAAGCCGGTGGGCGTGCAAGTGCGTACCCTGGCGGAAGTTGAGGCGCAGGGCGTGATGGCCTTGCCTGGGCAGTGCATCGATGCACTGGATGTGGCGATCGACAACTACGAGCAGCCGCAACCTGAACTGCTGAGCTGCAACCCTGAGCGCATTGTCGAAGAGACCGTGCACAGCCACCTGCTCAAATCCAACTGCCCGGTGACCGGCCAGCCAGACTGGGGCAGCGTGGTGGTGGAGTACAAGGGCAGGGCGCTGGACCATGCCAGCCTGCTGACCTATCTGATCAGCTTCCGCCAGCATGCCGACTTCCACGAACAGTGCGTGGAGCGGATCTACCTGGATTTGAAGAACCTGCTGCAACCGGAGCACCTGACCGTGTATGCGCGGTATGTGCGCCGCGGCGGGTTGGACATCAACCCATACCGCAGCACCGGGGCGATCAGCCCGGCGAACCTGCGACTGGTTCGCCAGTAA
- a CDS encoding cupredoxin family protein, which produces MKHLFIAAALALVSLPTLAGEAKTFAFGEPAPAAQATRTVEVVLKDIAFEPKSLHVKAGETVRFVLVNEGKLPHEFNLGDKAMHAEHQKEMIAMQGKMFNTAMQHEGMDHSQMGHAPAKPMDHAAHGHDGGNTVLVQPGQRAELTWTFRKSAPIEFACNVPGHYQAGMVGGLTIE; this is translated from the coding sequence ATGAAACACCTGTTCATCGCCGCCGCCCTGGCCCTGGTCAGCCTGCCAACCCTGGCAGGCGAGGCGAAAACCTTCGCATTCGGCGAGCCAGCCCCGGCTGCCCAGGCCACCCGCACCGTTGAAGTGGTGCTCAAGGACATCGCCTTCGAGCCCAAGAGCCTGCACGTGAAGGCGGGCGAGACCGTGCGCTTCGTGCTGGTCAACGAAGGCAAGCTGCCCCATGAATTCAACCTGGGTGACAAGGCCATGCATGCCGAGCACCAGAAAGAAATGATCGCCATGCAGGGCAAGATGTTCAACACCGCCATGCAGCATGAGGGCATGGACCACTCGCAGATGGGCCACGCGCCCGCCAAACCGATGGACCATGCTGCCCATGGTCACGATGGCGGCAACACCGTGCTGGTGCAGCCCGGCCAGCGCGCCGAGCTGACCTGGACGTTCCGCAAGTCGGCGCCCATCGAGTTCGCCTGCAACGTACCGGGGCATTACCAGGCCGGCATGGTCGGGGGGCTGACCATCGAGTAA
- the cinR gene encoding two-component system response regulator CinR codes for MKLLIVEDQARTGQYLSQGLSEAGFATELATDGETGQYLALTGDHDLLILDVMLPGRDGWQILQAVRTAGLDTPVLFLTARDAVEDRVHGLELGADDYLVKPFAFSELLARVRSLLRRGTSPSQDTTLTLADLRLDLIRRRAERAGTRIDLTAKEFALLELLLRRQGEVLPKSLIASQVWDMNFDSDTNVIEVAVRRLRLKIDDPHPNKLIHTVRGMGYVLEERHH; via the coding sequence ATGAAACTGCTGATCGTCGAAGACCAGGCCCGCACCGGCCAGTACCTGAGCCAGGGCCTGAGCGAAGCCGGCTTCGCCACCGAACTGGCCACCGACGGCGAGACCGGCCAGTACCTGGCCCTGACCGGCGACCACGACTTGCTGATCCTCGACGTGATGCTGCCCGGGCGTGACGGCTGGCAGATCCTGCAGGCCGTGCGCACTGCCGGGCTGGACACACCGGTGCTGTTCCTGACCGCCCGCGACGCCGTCGAGGACCGCGTGCACGGCCTGGAACTGGGCGCCGACGATTACCTGGTCAAGCCGTTCGCCTTCTCCGAGCTGCTGGCCCGGGTGCGCAGCCTGCTGCGCCGCGGCACCAGCCCCAGCCAGGACACCACCCTGACCCTCGCCGACCTGCGCCTGGACCTGATCCGCCGCCGCGCCGAACGGGCCGGCACGCGCATCGACCTGACGGCCAAGGAGTTCGCCCTGCTCGAACTGCTGCTACGCCGCCAGGGCGAGGTGCTGCCCAAATCGCTGATCGCCTCGCAAGTGTGGGACATGAACTTCGACAGCGACACCAACGTCATCGAAGTGGCCGTGCGCCGCCTGCGCCTGAAGATCGACGACCCGCACCCGAACAAGCTGATCCATACCGTACGCGGCATGGGCTACGTGCTCGAAGAGCGCCACCACTGA
- a CDS encoding heavy metal sensor histidine kinase: MRRLSLGTRLALLFAACTAAVSLGAGLLFNRASEQHFVELDQQLLESRLSLFRSQLAGLKHPDQLQGRLPALRDELSHQADLALRIDGPDGAHWFASRDGLPGTPSTPTLTTLHAEGVDYRSLTVPPDDQTSAQLTLFLDITHHQHFLQGMQRLIWLTVGLSALATALLGAWAARSGLRPLRQMGQVAASVSARSLTTRLPVAQMPEELAELATTVNAMLQRLDDAFQRLSAFSADIAHELRTPLSNLLTHTQVTLTRPRSLEEYREALHGNLEELQWMAQMINDMLFLAKADHGLLVPGQTALALHEDVDALLEYYAPLAEDNDVQLLREGEAIVQGDRPMLRRALSNLLDNALRFTPPGGQIRVTLEPGLRLCVANTGAAIEPSALPRLFDRFYRVDPARREGSSEHAGLGLAITRSIIQAHGGSIQAHCQDGWTRFVIELPEVR; the protein is encoded by the coding sequence ATGCGCAGGCTGTCCCTCGGCACGCGCCTGGCACTGCTGTTTGCCGCCTGCACCGCTGCCGTGTCGCTGGGCGCCGGGCTGCTGTTCAACCGTGCCAGCGAGCAGCATTTCGTCGAACTGGACCAGCAACTGCTGGAGTCGCGCCTTTCCCTGTTTCGCAGCCAGCTCGCCGGCCTGAAGCACCCCGACCAGTTGCAAGGCCGCTTGCCAGCCCTGCGCGACGAGCTCAGCCACCAGGCTGACCTCGCGCTGCGCATCGATGGCCCAGACGGTGCGCACTGGTTCGCCAGCCGCGACGGCCTGCCAGGCACACCGTCGACACCCACGCTGACGACCCTGCACGCCGAGGGCGTCGATTACCGAAGCCTCACGGTCCCCCCGGACGATCAGACGTCTGCACAGCTGACGCTGTTTCTCGATATCACCCATCACCAGCACTTCCTGCAAGGCATGCAGCGCCTGATCTGGCTTACCGTCGGGCTATCGGCGCTGGCCACTGCCCTGCTTGGTGCCTGGGCCGCACGCAGTGGCCTGCGCCCCCTGCGCCAGATGGGCCAGGTGGCTGCCAGCGTGTCGGCACGCTCACTGACCACTCGCCTGCCGGTGGCGCAGATGCCGGAGGAGCTGGCCGAACTGGCCACCACGGTGAACGCCATGCTGCAACGCCTGGACGACGCCTTCCAACGCCTGTCGGCGTTCTCCGCCGACATCGCCCACGAACTGCGCACGCCGCTTTCCAACCTGCTGACCCACACCCAGGTCACCCTCACCCGCCCGCGCAGCCTGGAGGAGTACCGCGAGGCACTGCATGGCAACCTCGAGGAGCTGCAGTGGATGGCGCAGATGATCAACGACATGCTGTTCCTCGCCAAAGCAGACCACGGCCTGTTGGTGCCGGGGCAGACGGCGCTGGCCCTGCACGAGGACGTGGATGCGCTGCTGGAGTACTACGCGCCGTTGGCCGAGGATAATGACGTGCAATTGCTGCGCGAGGGCGAGGCGATCGTGCAGGGTGACCGGCCTATGCTGAGACGGGCGCTGTCCAACCTGCTCGACAATGCCCTGCGCTTCACCCCGCCAGGCGGGCAGATACGGGTGACGCTGGAGCCGGGGTTGCGGCTTTGCGTGGCCAATACCGGGGCGGCAATTGAACCGTCAGCGTTACCGCGCTTGTTCGATCGCTTCTACCGGGTGGACCCGGCGCGGCGGGAAGGCAGCAGCGAGCATGCGGGGCTGGGCTTGGCGATTACCCGGTCGATCATACAGGCCCATGGCGGGAGCATTCAGGCGCATTGCCAGGATGGCTGGACCCGTTTCGTGATCGAATTGCCTGAAGTCCGGTGA